The genomic window CACGGGGCGAATATGGGCATAAGGCTAATATTCGTCCCGTGTGTTGTTTAAGTATTGCATTGTGTTAATTCAAAACATTGTCAACACTCAACGAGGGATGGGGATTGGTACGTAATTTACTTTCAGATGTGAGTTGTTTTTAGGGGCAAGTCTTCCAACCACGGCGTCTGCTTTTTCGTACCTCATAGCATCCACCCCGCCTTTAAAAGGCGGGGAATCCCTTGCGTGTGGTATTTGCTGGATAAGTAAAAATTCTCCGCAGTAAATCAGCCCCCCCCGTTAGAAAATTTTGCGCAGCAGCATTGCAGGAGGTTGGGGGTAGATGTATGCTCTAAAACAATTCCTACCTTTCCCAGCTACATTCAAAGCGCTATAAGTGTGTTTTCTAAACTCTCTATTTGGGGAGATATCCCTGCCAGACGGCCGGCAGGGATAGATTTTTAATGTATTTCTATTTCATCCAAGGCTGTTTTACTCTGTTCGCCTGCCCTGTAGTATCCGTCGGGTATTACCCCCCAACTTAAAATTTCCAATCGAACATATTTAGCTTCACTCGTGGGGAATGATATGGACACCGGGAAACGGGTTCCCTCAGTTGGCGAGAAATCATACTTTAACTCCTTAGCCGCTCTTTTTGTATAGGTTTTTCCATCTAGCGACGAAAAGACAGTAAGCTTGCGTGCTGGCCATGTGTAGTTTACCGGTCTCCATACAAAAGAACTTGCGACATTGCTAATTGTCTGCGGCCTGCTTAATGCCAGGTCAATTTGTATGGTATCCTGACGATAATGAACCCAACGACGCACATTCTTGGCGTATCCGCGAATCCCGTCGGTTAAACCAAAGCCCTTGTTCACATTTTCTGACACAGGGTGGGGTGTACTAATATATGAACATCCTGTTGCTTTATTCACGGCGAAGCTCTTTTGTGTTGTTTTCCCTTGAGCTACGCCATCTTTATAAACGGCTGCATAAACAGTAGCATCCTCGTTTAAACGGATAGGCTCGTTGTAGAGCGAAGAGGAAGTTGTAACAATAGCGTCGTTTATGGCATAGAATATTCTTGTGTCGGGGCTGAATGTTTTTAAGCTCACCTCGAAGCTGTTCTTCGTGCTATTCCATGCTCCCGTGATGTTTACATCGTAAAAGTTGCGCGAGGCGTTTATACCATGATAATCCAAGCGCTTAAAATCTTTAGCTAATCTATGGGTAAAATCATTAAAATCTTTATTTCCGGGTTGTGTCCATTGTACCTCGGCCATAGCCAGTAATCTCGGGAATGTCATATATTCAAAATAGTCGGTCGTTTGAATATATTCGCCCCAAATATTGGCTTGCGTTCCGATGATGTAGGATTGTTCCTCCGCAGTGAGTTCAGCAGGAAGTGGATTGTAGGCATATACGCTATCTAATGGCAGGAAACCACTCATTGCTAATGGAGCAAATTCAGGATCTTCCTGATAATGATCAAAATAACACTCATCTCCGGGCGTCATAATTACATTGTGCTTCTGTTTTGCTGCAATAATTCCACCTTCCTCTCCTCTCCAGGACATAACAGAGGCATTTGGAGCCAGACCGCCCTCCAGTATTTCATCCCAACCGATGATGTCGCGCCCTTTGCTATTCACAAACTCTTCAATTCTGTGGATAAACCAGCTTTGTAATTCATCTTCATCTTTCAGGCCTTCTTTTTTAATCAAAGCCTGACAATGGGCACATTTCTTCCATGCTTTTTTTGGGCATTCATCACCACCGATGTGTATATAATGACTCGGGAACAGGTCAATGACTTCTGTTAACACATCCTCAAGAAAAGCAAATGTGTTTTCTTTAGGGCAATACACTTCATCGAATATATCGAAATAGTCGCGAACAACATACTCTTTACCCAAGCCACAGGAGAGCTGGGGGTATGCAGCTAGAGAAGCAGAGGTATGCCCGGGCATTTCTATCTCCGGGATTACCGTTATAAAGCGATCGGATGCATATTGAATAATCTCTTTTATATCTTCCTGGGTATAGAAACCTCTGTGCTCTATACCGTCGTACCGTCGAGGCCAGTAATAGTCTGAATGGCCAACCTGGGTTTGACTGCGATACGAACCTATTTCGGTTAGTTTGGGATACTTCTTTATCTCTATACGCCATCCTTGATCATCCGTTAGGTGCATATGTAAGCGATTGAGCTTATACACAGCCATCATATCAATAAACTTGAGC from Saccharicrinis carchari includes these protein-coding regions:
- a CDS encoding glycoside hydrolase family 20 protein; translated protein: MVFWQKPKISNSYQTIPPYWYVFSYSRIYSILTIEKNKNITRASSLIGSNIMKKYFFSILCITLVFISCSTSNGNKNLKKTYSLIPLPNEIRTNSGHLILQDKVNVSLPSELPLSTLFNYFKEVLKNTSIQVEKASENQQSAISFIVDNTLPDEAYALNISAEKIEIKSNSTAAGFFYGIQTLIQLMPAEIHDTSQKGISKIELPIASIKDAPRFPYRGAMMDVARNFLPKETVLKFIDMMAVYKLNRLHMHLTDDQGWRIEIKKYPKLTEIGSYRSQTQVGHSDYYWPRRYDGIEHRGFYTQEDIKEIIQYASDRFITVIPEIEMPGHTSASLAAYPQLSCGLGKEYVVRDYFDIFDEVYCPKENTFAFLEDVLTEVIDLFPSHYIHIGGDECPKKAWKKCAHCQALIKKEGLKDEDELQSWFIHRIEEFVNSKGRDIIGWDEILEGGLAPNASVMSWRGEEGGIIAAKQKHNVIMTPGDECYFDHYQEDPEFAPLAMSGFLPLDSVYAYNPLPAELTAEEQSYIIGTQANIWGEYIQTTDYFEYMTFPRLLAMAEVQWTQPGNKDFNDFTHRLAKDFKRLDYHGINASRNFYDVNITGAWNSTKNSFEVSLKTFSPDTRIFYAINDAIVTTSSSLYNEPIRLNEDATVYAAVYKDGVAQGKTTQKSFAVNKATGCSYISTPHPVSENVNKGFGLTDGIRGYAKNVRRWVHYRQDTIQIDLALSRPQTISNVASSFVWRPVNYTWPARKLTVFSSLDGKTYTKRAAKELKYDFSPTEGTRFPVSISFPTSEAKYVRLEILSWGVIPDGYYRAGEQSKTALDEIEIH